One segment of Candidatus Peregrinibacteria bacterium DNA contains the following:
- a CDS encoding type II toxin-antitoxin system RelE/ParE family toxin has protein sequence MIKEYKCKETEKIFNRTISLKLPKDIQKVALRKLNMIHAAISINDLRTPPGNHLEKLTGDRKDQHSIKINDQWRICFQWKENNAYNVEIVDYH, from the coding sequence ATGATTAAAGAATACAAATGTAAAGAGACGGAAAAAATCTTTAACAGAACGATTTCTCTTAAATTACCAAAAGATATTCAAAAAGTGGCGTTAAGAAAATTAAATATGATTCATGCCGCGATATCCATCAATGATCTACGCACCCCTCCTGGCAATCACTTAGAAAAATTAACAGGAGATCGCAAGGATCAACACAGTATTAAAATAAATGATCAATGGCGAATATGCTTTCAGTGGAAAGAAAATAACGCATACAATGTAGAAATTGTTGATTATCATTAA
- a CDS encoding HigA family addiction module antitoxin: MTKLKPTHPGEVLQEEFLLPLDISQYRLAKDINVPAIRINQIVHGKRAISADTALRLGKYFSTSPEFWLNLQTHYDLEFESDKLEKELKIEVKILQISKLNPKYIS, encoded by the coding sequence ATGACTAAGCTTAAACCAACACATCCAGGAGAGGTGCTGCAAGAAGAATTTTTACTTCCGTTAGACATTTCTCAGTACCGTTTAGCAAAAGATATTAATGTACCAGCAATAAGAATAAACCAAATTGTACATGGGAAAAGAGCTATTAGCGCAGATACTGCTTTAAGACTCGGAAAATACTTTAGTACTTCACCAGAGTTTTGGTTAAATCTTCAGACACATTACGATCTAGAATTTGAATCAGACAAACTAGAAAAAGAATTAAAGATAGAAGTAAAAATTCTTCAGATTAGTAAGTTGAATCCAAAATACATCAGCTAA
- a CDS encoding quinone-dependent dihydroorotate dehydrogenase, protein MRRFFSFFYRHVCKPILFKFDPEKVHDHFMWLGSKLGRFKLAKDFFEQNFVYRGESLEQEVCSVRFANPVGIAGGFDKNARLTQIIPSLGFGFHEIGSITAKPYDGNPKPRLKRFPKTRSLWVNYGLKNKGASVIHDDLKNILSSGGEFKIPLFVNVAKTNCKETAEVKIAVEDYCESVKIFSDMASAFTINISCPNAFGGQPFHKPEDLEALLFGLDKLQPLSQLIFLKISPELTNLEIDSLLAVCDKHKVDGIIISNLRKKKVDEDFDPSERFLVAEHGGLSGKYLEPLADNMLKYIATKVKHKDCNPYVLIGLGGIFTAEDAYRKIRLGATLVQLITGMIFEGPQVIGEINEGLAKLLIRDGFSNISEAIGADIN, encoded by the coding sequence ATGCGCAGATTTTTTTCATTTTTTTATAGGCATGTATGTAAGCCGATTTTGTTTAAATTCGATCCGGAAAAAGTGCATGATCATTTTATGTGGCTCGGATCGAAGCTCGGTCGGTTTAAATTAGCGAAGGATTTTTTTGAGCAGAACTTTGTTTATAGAGGTGAGAGTTTGGAGCAAGAAGTGTGCAGCGTTCGCTTCGCGAACCCTGTCGGCATCGCCGGAGGGTTTGATAAAAATGCACGGCTTACTCAAATCATACCAAGTTTAGGATTTGGATTTCATGAGATTGGGTCGATAACGGCGAAACCTTATGATGGGAATCCGAAGCCACGGCTCAAAAGATTCCCGAAGACGAGGAGCCTTTGGGTGAATTATGGTTTAAAAAATAAGGGTGCTTCTGTCATTCATGATGATTTGAAAAATATTTTGAGTTCTGGCGGAGAATTTAAGATTCCTCTTTTTGTAAATGTGGCTAAGACAAATTGCAAAGAAACCGCTGAAGTGAAGATCGCGGTTGAGGATTATTGCGAGAGCGTGAAGATTTTTTCTGATATGGCGAGTGCATTTACTATAAATATATCTTGTCCAAATGCTTTTGGTGGACAGCCATTTCATAAGCCGGAAGATTTGGAGGCTTTATTGTTTGGGTTGGATAAATTACAGCCATTGTCTCAATTGATATTTCTAAAAATCTCTCCAGAACTTACAAATTTGGAAATAGACAGCTTGCTTGCTGTTTGTGATAAACACAAAGTTGATGGAATTATTATTTCAAATCTTCGGAAGAAAAAAGTTGATGAAGATTTTGATCCAAGTGAAAGATTTCTGGTTGCAGAGCACGGTGGGCTCTCTGGTAAATATTTGGAGCCGCTCGCCGATAATATGCTCAAGTACATTGCGACAAAAGTTAAGCACAAAGATTGTAATCCATATGTGCTTATAGGGCTCGGCGGTATCTTCACCGCAGAAGATGCTTATCGCAAGATTCGCCTTGGTGCGACACTTGTTCAACTTATCACCGGTATGATTTTTGAAGGCCCACAAGTTATAGGAGAGATCAATGAAGGCTTAGCAAAGCTCTTAATACGTGACGGCTTCTCGAATATAAGCGAAGCCATCGGTGCCGATATAAATTAA
- a CDS encoding methyltransferase domain-containing protein yields MREYTDKEYIELVEKTVDPILQKHMQTETEEILRVETPQDKTFIDLGAGHGRVLLTLAKIARNVISIELNPEMLPELKRRTEQFQNAEMIVGDMTKLSEILRDKDVKNPVLLLLQNTLGTIEGEWEKVLSEMKKIAQENHGEIIISFFRSEALSSWGVSKLYPSVSKMVGEPDLEKTDFEKGVFVSKTRYSSKWRSKEEIEEIKQFFQGELVNEIWTNEFCVLHIKYHRPE; encoded by the coding sequence ATGCGTGAATACACAGATAAAGAATATATTGAATTAGTTGAAAAAACTGTTGATCCTATTTTACAAAAACATATGCAGACTGAAACTGAAGAAATTTTAAGAGTTGAAACTCCCCAAGACAAAACTTTTATTGATTTAGGTGCAGGCCATGGTCGTGTTTTGCTCACTCTGGCAAAGATTGCGAGAAATGTAATTTCTATCGAACTGAATCCAGAAATGTTGCCGGAGTTAAAAAGAAGAACTGAGCAATTTCAAAATGCTGAAATGATTGTTGGGGATATGACTAAACTTTCAGAGATTTTAAGAGATAAAGATGTAAAAAATCCCGTTCTTCTTTTGCTACAAAACACTCTTGGAACAATTGAGGGAGAATGGGAAAAAGTTTTGTCTGAAATGAAAAAAATCGCTCAAGAAAACCATGGTGAAATCATAATTTCCTTCTTTCGCTCTGAAGCATTATCTTCTTGGGGAGTTTCAAAATTATATCCTTCAGTTTCAAAAATGGTTGGTGAACCTGATTTAGAAAAGACTGATTTTGAAAAAGGTGTTTTTGTAAGCAAAACAAGATACTCTTCAAAATGGCGTAGCAAAGAAGAAATTGAGGAAATTAAGCAGTTCTTTCAAGGAGAATTAGTTAATGAAATATGGACTAATGAATTCTGTGTATTGCACATTAAATATCACCGACCTGAATGA
- a CDS encoding type II toxin-antitoxin system HicB family antitoxin: MKTKQFTVYIEQDEDGIFVGSIPTVPSCHAEGRTQEEMMKNLAEVLKLCLRNVNKKEVMQSKFVGIQNLNFTNA; encoded by the coding sequence ATGAAAACCAAACAATTCACAGTATACATCGAACAAGATGAAGACGGCATATTCGTCGGTTCTATACCAACAGTTCCAAGTTGTCATGCAGAAGGAAGAACACAAGAAGAAATGATGAAAAACCTCGCTGAGGTTCTAAAATTATGCCTACGCAATGTCAATAAAAAGGAGGTTATGCAATCAAAATTTGTTGGTATTCAAAACTTAAACTTTACGAATGCCTAA
- a CDS encoding type II toxin-antitoxin system HicA family toxin has product MPKLIPIKPKKLIKILKELGFSERDAEGSHVFFKHKDGRTTVIPIHNKELSKGLLRKILNDIQLSVEEYDKLR; this is encoded by the coding sequence ATGCCTAAACTTATTCCCATCAAACCCAAAAAGCTCATCAAAATCCTCAAAGAGCTCGGTTTTTCTGAAAGAGATGCTGAAGGATCACATGTTTTCTTTAAACACAAAGATGGCAGAACAACTGTAATTCCAATACATAACAAAGAACTCAGCAAAGGGCTGTTGAGGAAAATTTTAAACGATATACAACTTTCAGTAGAAGAATACGATAAATTAAGATAA
- a CDS encoding transketolase produces the protein MEIPKIGEKLGEEQVNFLKAFAKSCRKSIVEMVVNADSGHPGGSLSTIDYLSVLYAFILSQSGEPVIVSNGHISPAVYSVLAEMGYVDKEDVVANFRKAGSRFEGHVTRHVDGVFYGTGPLGTGISAAAGFAVAERVRAEQKGETPKRTFGVLGDGEAQEGQVYEMMNFAAKYKMDNFIVFMDYNQVQLTDSLAKIMPLQVKAHFQAAGWNVIDVDGHDYSAIWHALSLASAPVADGVGRPVLLLGHTIMGKGAGEMEKDGLEYKATWHGKSPGVEMGAEVIAGLTLSSEEEMILKAGMNVIRGSQNFWKPAHPNFPVHGSVIAEFDAGEPHVYAADEKTDCRSAYGNALKDLGSRNKNILVFDADLEGSVKTDGFHKAVPERFFQCGIAEQHMVSASGGASLDGFIPFCSTFGAFMTSRAKDQARVNDINQANVKMVSTHCGLSVGEDGPTHQAIDDMGAFRPFFNTVVLEPADPNHCDRIIRHVASHYGNYYVRMGRHKLPTLTKADGSIFFDADYVFEEGKFDLLREGEDITIVASGPMVIKALEVMNELAAEGGPSVEIIIANSPSILDESLIMESVQKTGRLITIEDQNPYTGIGSQVIVMLIENGVTGPDWDPLKINRMGVREYQLSGTPEELYDMAGLGNADIKKTILEMTK, from the coding sequence ATGGAAATTCCGAAAATTGGTGAAAAATTGGGGGAGGAGCAGGTGAATTTTTTGAAGGCTTTTGCGAAATCATGTAGGAAGTCGATTGTGGAGATGGTGGTAAATGCGGATTCCGGGCATCCGGGTGGGTCTTTGTCGACTATTGATTATTTGAGTGTGTTGTATGCTTTTATTTTGAGTCAAAGTGGCGAGCCTGTGATTGTTTCCAACGGTCATATTTCTCCCGCGGTTTATAGCGTGCTTGCCGAAATGGGATATGTGGACAAGGAGGATGTAGTTGCGAACTTTCGTAAAGCGGGTTCACGTTTTGAAGGTCATGTGACTCGGCATGTTGACGGAGTTTTTTATGGGACGGGGCCGCTTGGTACCGGGATTTCGGCGGCGGCTGGGTTTGCGGTGGCTGAGCGAGTTAGAGCTGAACAGAAAGGGGAGACACCGAAAAGAACTTTCGGCGTCTTGGGGGACGGAGAGGCGCAGGAAGGGCAAGTGTATGAAATGATGAATTTCGCGGCGAAGTATAAAATGGATAATTTCATAGTGTTTATGGATTACAATCAAGTGCAATTGACCGATAGTTTGGCGAAGATTATGCCACTTCAAGTTAAGGCGCACTTCCAAGCGGCAGGTTGGAATGTAATAGATGTGGATGGACATGATTATTCGGCTATTTGGCACGCACTCTCGCTAGCGTCCGCGCCTGTAGCGGATGGCGTGGGTCGTCCTGTTTTACTTCTTGGTCATACGATCATGGGTAAAGGAGCGGGTGAAATGGAAAAAGATGGACTTGAATACAAAGCAACGTGGCATGGTAAGTCACCGGGGGTAGAGATGGGGGCGGAGGTGATAGCGGGTTTGACTTTGAGTAGTGAGGAGGAAATGATCTTAAAAGCGGGGATGAATGTGATTCGTGGAAGTCAGAATTTTTGGAAACCGGCTCATCCGAATTTTCCCGTGCATGGCAGTGTGATTGCGGAGTTTGATGCTGGGGAGCCGCATGTATATGCGGCGGATGAAAAAACTGATTGTAGGTCTGCGTATGGCAATGCGCTTAAAGATTTGGGTAGTCGAAATAAAAATATTCTTGTGTTTGATGCGGATCTAGAAGGTTCTGTAAAAACAGATGGATTTCATAAAGCCGTTCCGGAGAGATTTTTTCAGTGTGGAATCGCCGAGCAACACATGGTTTCGGCATCAGGTGGAGCGAGCCTCGACGGATTTATTCCATTTTGTTCTACATTTGGTGCTTTTATGACTAGTCGTGCAAAAGATCAAGCTCGTGTAAATGATATCAATCAAGCGAATGTAAAAATGGTTTCTACTCACTGTGGACTTTCTGTAGGAGAAGATGGGCCGACTCATCAAGCGATAGATGATATGGGTGCTTTTCGTCCATTTTTTAATACTGTAGTGCTTGAACCGGCTGATCCAAATCATTGTGATCGAATTATTCGTCATGTTGCGAGTCACTATGGGAATTATTACGTAAGAATGGGGCGACATAAATTACCAACTCTTACAAAGGCTGATGGGTCGATTTTCTTTGATGCGGATTATGTTTTTGAAGAAGGGAAATTTGATTTGCTTAGAGAAGGGGAGGACATAACGATAGTTGCATCAGGGCCGATGGTGATCAAGGCGCTAGAGGTGATGAATGAGCTCGCAGCTGAAGGTGGGCCAAGTGTTGAAATTATAATTGCGAATTCTCCAAGTATTTTGGATGAATCTCTGATAATGGAATCGGTTCAAAAGACCGGTCGGCTCATAACAATTGAAGATCAAAACCCATATACTGGAATTGGCTCACAAGTAATTGTGATGCTCATCGAAAACGGGGTGACCGGGCCGGACTGGGATCCACTCAAAATTAATAGGATGGGAGTTCGCGAATACCAACTCTCAGGTACGCCGGAAGAACTTTATGATATGGCTGGACTTGGGAATGCTGATATCAAAAAAACTATCCTTGAGATGACTAAGTAG